The genomic window CCGCTTCGCCCCGGAAGATGCTGGATGAGGCATCTTTCGTGGAGTTCCTGCGGAAGCGGCGGCCGCAGCCGCCCGCCTTCACGATGGACGGGCTCGACGGCTATCTCACCGCGTTGATCGTCGGGCCGCGCTTCATCGACCCGCGGAAGTGGATCCCGCTGTTCGTCGGCGACACGGCCTTGATGGCTCCCGAAGAGACAGATGAGGCCCGTGCCCTGCAAACACTCGTGCCCGCCTACAACGCCATCTCCACAGGTCTTGCCGAAACGCCGGACGCTTGGCGTCCCCGCCTTGCTCTGCGGGACAATGGCACCTTCGATCCGTTCTTCTGGTGGATCGGCTTCCTCGCCGGGACTGACTTCGCCCCCCGGATCTGGCGGCCAGTACTGCATGGCCAACCCGAAACCGGCGATATCATCGCTCCCATTCGCGAGATGTCGGAACCGCACGCAATCCTGGACCAGACCGGGGTCATCGGCGTGGCAAAGGCGGTGGTCGCCATCCGCACCTACTTCATGCCGCGCCGCGCAAAGTCCCCCATCTGACGCGCCGTCCCGATGTCAAGAGCGCAAGGCCGCGTCCCGCTCGTGACGCTTACCATGTGGCGAAGGCCAAGCTCGGCCTGGATGACGACACCTATCGGCGCGTCCTGGCGAAGTGCGCGGGCGTCACCAGCTCGACCGAGCTGGATCAGGCGGGTTTCGATGCCGTCATGGGGTTTCTCGATCATGTCGGTTTGCGCCCGCTGGTGGCGGACGGGCCGTCCTATGGCAAGCGGGCGGGCTTTGCCTCGCCGGGTCAGGTGGAGCTGATCCGCACCCTGTGGATGGATCTGCATCAGGCGTGCGAGCTGGACGAGGCCGCGCTGTGCGGCTGGTTGCTGAAGTGGTTCAAGGTGAGCTCGCTGCGCTTCCTGACCGTGGCACAGGCCCCCAAGGTGATCACCGCCCTGAAGGCGTGGAAGTCGCGGGCGCGGGCGGCGTGACTGGGGCGCGACCTGGACGGGGTGCAAGAATGGGCGGCGCGGGAAATCGTGCCGCCCTTTGCCATTGCCGCAGACTCCATAGGAAGGCCGTGGAAGGCCCTTTCGTGTTCCGGGCCACCTGACTACCGGAAACCCCCTCACCCCGTTTAATTTCGTCGGACACCTGTTTAATTTCACGATCCTGATTGGCAGGCTCCGTTGACCGCGCATCCGGGCCGGAATATCGTGCCGATTGGCGCGGTGTACCCCGATTGGGAAGGGGGCTGTTCGAGAGATCGAAGACCTGACGCTGGTTCGAGTCCAGCCCCGCGCCACCCCCTTCAACCCATCCCGCCGCTTTCCCCCGCAAGGGTGTGCGGGTGTTTTGCACGCGCGCGCGCGGGTATCGTCCTTCCATCCACAACGGCTTGTCCCAAGCCGCCATGACAGGAAGGGCCTACCGCCGTGATCATCGACAGCCAAACGCTGGACCTTGCCTTTCGGGGCTTCAAGACCGTCTATTCCGATGCCTTCGCCGCCGCCCCGGCCCATGCCGACAAGATCGCCATGACGGTCCCCAGCGCCAGCCGCGACGAAACCTGTGGCTGGCTTGGCATGTTCCCCCGCCTGCGGGAATGGGTCGGGCAGCGCCACGTCAACGGGCTGAAGGCGCACGGCTTCACCATCGCGAACCGCAAGTTCGAGGCGACGGTTTCGGTCGGCCGCACCGACATTGCCGACGACAAGCTTGGCCTCTTCAAGCCGATGTTCGCGGAAATGGGGCAGGACAGTCGCCGCCACCCCGAAGATCTGGTCTTCGGCCTGCTGAAGGCGGGCTTCACCACCAACTGTTTCGACGGTCAGAACTTCTTCGACACCGATCACCCTGTGGAACTGGTGGCCGGGGCCGAGCCGGTTTTGGTCAGCAACATGCAGGCGGGATCGGGCGCGCCCTGGTTCCTGCTGGACACGTCGCGCGCCGTGCGCCCGATCATCTGGCAGGAACGCGAGAAGTACGAGTGTTGCGCGACAACCATCTTGGCCGGTGCCGACAACCACCTTGGCCGGTGGGGCTGAACGGAAGACGGGCATGCCCGTCTGGAGGGCAGCCGCACCGGCTTGATTGATTTCGGGGAAGGTGCTGGTCGCTGCGGGTTGGTAAGCCGGGTTCCTCTGCCGTCAAACGGAGGATCCGGGTTGGCCTACAAACCCATCACCGACCAGCAATTGAGATTATACATGTCCGACCTCCGATATCACAGTCAGCGCACGTCGGCCGCCCGCGCCGGGTTCAGCGAGCGCACGGCCCGACGGTTCGATGCCGATCCGACGCTGCCCTCGAACCGCAAGATCGTTCACGGGCGCACGGTGGCCGATCCCCTCGAAGGCTTTTGGGAGGGCGACATCCTTCCCTTGCTGGAGAGGGACAGCGCCTTGCAGGCCGTCACCCTGCTGCGCCACCTTCAGGGCCTGCACCCGCTGGCCTTCCCCGATGACCGCATCCGGCGCACCCTGGAACGGCGGGTGCGGCAGTGGCGGGCGTTGAACGGGCCCGAGCGCGACATCATCTTCCGCCAGACGCCGGAGCCGGGCCGCATGGCCCAGTCCGACTTCACTCATGCCGAGGAGCTGGAGGTGACGATCGCGGGCCAGCTATTCCCGCATCTGCTCTACCACTTCGTCATGGTGCGTGTTTCGCTTGATGGTGGGCATCGATTTCACGGGATCATGGGCAGTCATTTCGCGTGAAGCTGGGCACTGATTTCGCGGGATCGCGGGCAGGTCTGGTCGGCAAATTGAGGATAGTTGCGCCTTCAGGAATGAAGGGGTGGCTTGATGCCGACAGGACGATTGAACATGCGCCGGATACGAGATGTTTTGCGATTGAAGCTTGGGCAAGGCCTGAGCGAGCGGTCCATTGCCGCTTCCCTCGGTCTGAGCAAGGGGAGCGTCGGAAGCTACACCCAACGGGCGCGTCATGCCGGGCTCACGTGGCCCTTGCCGGAGGGGATCGATGACGACAGCCTTGAACTTCTTTTGTTTCCAGCCCCGCCCACGGTGCCGGACGCGGAGCGGCTTGTGCCCGACTGGGCGGAGATTGACCGCGAGTTGCGCCGCCCTGGGGTGACGCGGATGCTGCTCTGGGAAGAATACCGTGCCGCGCACCCCGGGGGTTTTGCCTATACTTGGTTTTGCACGCATTACGAGGCTTGGAAGGGTCGGGTGCGCCCGACGATGCGCCAGACACATGTGGGCGGCGAGAAGGTGTTCGTTGACTTTGCCGGCGACACCATCGACGTGATCGACCCCACGACCGGCGAAGCGCGGGCCATGAAGCTGTTCGTGGCGGCAATGGGGGCATCGAATCACACCTATGCCGAGGCGGTGGCAT from Paracoccaceae bacterium Fryx2 includes these protein-coding regions:
- a CDS encoding YecA family protein, giving the protein MLDEASFVEFLRKRRPQPPAFTMDGLDGYLTALIVGPRFIDPRKWIPLFVGDTALMAPEETDEARALQTLVPAYNAISTGLAETPDAWRPRLALRDNGTFDPFFWWIGFLAGTDFAPRIWRPVLHGQPETGDIIAPIREMSEPHAILDQTGVIGVAKAVVAIRTYFMPRRAKSPI
- a CDS encoding regulatory protein GemA; its protein translation is MAKAKLGLDDDTYRRVLAKCAGVTSSTELDQAGFDAVMGFLDHVGLRPLVADGPSYGKRAGFASPGQVELIRTLWMDLHQACELDEAALCGWLLKWFKVSSLRFLTVAQAPKVITALKAWKSRARAA
- a CDS encoding Mu-like prophage major head subunit gpT family protein; the encoded protein is MIIDSQTLDLAFRGFKTVYSDAFAAAPAHADKIAMTVPSASRDETCGWLGMFPRLREWVGQRHVNGLKAHGFTIANRKFEATVSVGRTDIADDKLGLFKPMFAEMGQDSRRHPEDLVFGLLKAGFTTNCFDGQNFFDTDHPVELVAGAEPVLVSNMQAGSGAPWFLLDTSRAVRPIIWQEREKYECCATTILAGADNHLGRWG